TTAAAATGACGCTTTCGTATCCTGGAAGTTATGAACTCCGGAGCAGATGGAGCTCATGAGACGGAGTTTTGAAGGCCAGTCCGACAGGCTCCTAGGTAAATTTGCTATTCAGCATGCAGTAGTTGACGAACTCGGGAAACGTGGGGATGGTCATTATCTCTTTTCCCGACTGTTCTTGGCCGTTGCCGACGCCTATCTCGATACCCGCTTCGAAAACATCGGCATGAAGAAAACTAGAATGCTTGAGATCAGGCAATTCCAACTTCCTGCAACCGCTGAACTCGCAGTTTTGCGTGAAAAAATCTGGCAACGGCTGTTCACTCTCTACGAACGTCATAATTTAAGAGATGAGGTTTTAGGGGTAATCCGCCACTATTGTACGAATCCATTGGGGGTGACGAACAGCGAGGTTGTCAGAGACGACTCCAAGTGCGTATTGCCGTTCCTTGAATATGCGCTCGATCAAAACAGTTATCTGCACTGCAACGTGATGCATGACTACCTCAACCTTCTCGAAAAGCACGACGGAGTAGTCCCGGAAGAGCTACGAGTTCACTTTTGTAACGACACCTTCAAGCTCGCAAAGTTGCTCCACATGAGCTGGTGTGACCATCGTGAACCGGAAGTGACATATGAGGAGTTCGAGCAATATAAACGAGAGCGTTTGGAAGAACATACGAAGAGCTATACGCTTAACGACTACACCGTTTTTTTTGAGCGCTGTATCGATATCTGGAAGTCTTTGGACGGAAAGATGGGCGATGACGAATTTAAGCAGGGTGTTATATACGTTCTTCTTGCACTGGCAGAACGGGACTCCGAATTATACACTCTAACGCTGGAACTGTATCTCGAACACGGGGAGCTTCTTCAATTGCCCCCCCATCTCCTGATTCGAAAGCTTATAGAGCAGCAAGGCCGCTGCGGAGCGTTAAAGCTTCTTGATGGACGAGACTATCCGACAAAAATGAGGTGGCTCTTCACTTTTCACGAAGCGTTGCCGGCTGAAGACGCGGACGAAGAAATGCTCGCTCACTTGTATGGACTTTACGAAGCAGCGGAAGGAAAGGACATGCCCAGCAAGTTGGACTATCTGCTCAAGTATCTGTCTCTAGATGAGCGCGTTGTTGCTAAAGTAGTGGCGATAGTGCTGAACAAATCAAAGAGTGATTCATCCTGTCTTCATATTCTTACGATGTTATTCAACCCCCATGTAGAAATTGCTCCTTTATTTTTTGAATTGTTCATCGAGAACCTCGAACTTCTCAAGGAGACCTATCTGACTGCTGGGAACGCACGCTCCCACAACGACTATAATGGGCGGGTGTTCGAGCTTCTTATAGAAAATGATCCTGACTTCATTGCAGAATATGTCGATTGGAAATATAAAACCGCTGCGCAAGGTTGGATAAATAGCTATGACGACCAAAGGAACTACTCTTTCATCTGGCTTCGCGCTGATCATCAAGAGATCATGGACAAGGTGATTGAAAGTGTGTACAGACATGAACGTGATCATTCCGCATATATAGAGCCTTATCTGAAGTGTTTTTTTCTGACCAGAGGGATTGATCACGTACCAGAAGGCGAGGAGCGGGAACGCCAAGATATTTTCTTGTTGCGCATTATTGATGAGCGGAGTCAAGATACTGACTTTATAAAATATCTATTCAGCGTTATAGCGCATTTTCAGCCAGAGCGGAGATACCAGTTCATTCAGCGCTTTGTCCATCGGAATAAAAGGTTTGAAGCATTCATGCGTCTTTCTTTAGAGCCCTCTCTTTGCTCTTGGGAAGGTAGCATGGTGCCCACGTTAGAGAAACGCATTGACTTTTGGAAGGCATTGCTGCCATTAATGAACACAGTGGCTCTCTTGCAGCATAAGCAACATATCGAACGACGCGTTCAAGATCTACGTGCGCAAATCGAGCAGGAAAAGAAAAACGATTTTATTGGAGATTAAATTTGAATGAGCAATCCGGCTTGGTGGCAGAACAAGGAGAATCGACGACATGAGTACAAGCGCTTACTTCCCTGAATCCTTCTTGCTGTTGCAACAAGAAGGATATCTTATTCGTTCCTGCCTTGCGACTGGACTCACTCAACTTCGTAAGGCTCATGTACACAATAAAGGAGAGCTCTATTCTGCTCTATTCAACTTGTCCATTGGAACAGAACGGCTTATGAAGGCTATCATGATCATACATCACATGCTGAACAACGACTTAGCCGTGCCAACAAGGGTTCAATTAAAGGGTTGCGGACACGATATAAAAACCTTGTATTCGAAATGTGTTGCGATTTCTTCCAACGAAAAAGCTCACGTCCCTGCAATTTCAACCCTCGATTCGACGACTCGGGAAATTGTAGAATTGCTGAGTGAATTTGCCCAATCTACGCGTTACCACAACCTTGATGCTTTATGCTCATCGGCTTCCGGCAAAGATCCTCTTCAGCATATCAACGAAATATTGCGTATGGTTATTGACGGGGATGTACCGGCTTCTTCTGCTCGACGGATTAGTGAGTTAAGAAAAAGACTAGCCTCGGATATGGGTGACTGCTTTATGATTATCGCGCAAGGATTGGACGGAAGCGATCTTACTCTTGAGCAAGGGCTTGTTTTACCAGCGTTGCATGAAAAAGCAGTACCTTACATCATTGTTAGGCTTATTCAGTTGCTTGCTCCGATAAAGGAGCTAATCGAGTGTCTATGCGATAAAGCATACAAACTTTCTCTTTCACAGCCCCCGTTTCCTCAGATGCACGAGTTTGTCAATTTCCTTGGAGTAGACCTAAAGTATGCTTTGCACAAGAAGCGATGGCCTTAAAAATTAAAGACATATGACAGTTTCAAAACGACTTTGACGCAGAAAACAATTTTAGCCTTACATTTAAAGAAAGCGACCGATGATTCCCTGATAACGACAAAGACAACCCGGCAACGCCCTGCTTAAAGGCAAGGAGGCTGCCGGGTGTCTTGTTCTCTCACAACGCCTTCTGCTCCACCCGGCGGAAGACGCTGCCCAGGTGCCCGGCCTCGCCCACCAGGGGAACCCTCCATCCCTTGCCGCTCAGTTCGAGGAGGGTAATGCTTCCGTTGGCGAGCTGGAACCGCCAGAAGCTGGAGAGGGGGCTGTCGAAAATCCGGCAGAGGATGACCTTGAGTACCGCATCATGAGAGACCACCATGACGGATTCGCCCTCTTCCTCCACCGTCCGCAGGAAGGCCGGCCAGGCACGCTTCTGTACGTCCGCCAGGCTCTCCCCGCCGGGCATGGTCACAAGCTCGGGGTGGCCGTGCCAGGCCGCGAGCATTCCCGGCCATTCCGCCTCCACTTCGCCGGCGGTGCGCCCTTCCCAGAGGCCGTGGCTTATCTCGACGAGGCCCCCGTTCATTTCCACCGGCAGCCCAGTCAGCTCCTCCAGGGGGCGGGCGGTTTCCCGGGTTCTGGCAAGAGGGCTCGCCACGATTCTGTCCAGGGATACATCCTTCAGCGTCTCCGCGACAGCCCGGGCCTGGCCCAGTCCCGTCCGGTTCAGCGGGATGTCCATCTGCCCCTGGAACCGCCCTTCCCTGTTCCAGTCCGTTTCCCCGTGCCGCACAAGAAAGATCCTCTTCATCACAGGGCCTCCGAGAAGTTCACTTTCGCGGCCCAGAGAAGGTCCGCGTCGGCCTTGAAGGTCTCTATGACCTTCGGCGGTATGTCGCTGTCGATCTGGAGGGCTCCCACGGCGAGGCCGCTGCCGTTTTTCCGCCCCAGGGCGAAGTTGGCGATGTTGGACCCCGCCTCGCCGAGGATGGTCCCCACCTTCCCGATGACCCCCGGGCGGTCGTGGTTGCTGAACAGGAGCACCGTTCCCTCGGGAACGAACTCGATCCAGTAGCCGTTCAGGTTCACCACCCGCTGCCGGCCTTCCTCGGTGACGGTGCCTGCCACGGTCACTTCTTCCCGGGAGCCTGCGGCCCCGATGGTCACTTCCAGAAGGTTTTTGTAGGTGCCTCCCTCCGCCCGGCTCTCTTCCACGGCGATCCCCTTGTCGGAAGCCAGGAGGGGAGCGGACATGTAGTTCACCTCCGGGCCGTGGGAAACCTCGAGCATGCCCTTGAGCCCCGCCACGGTGAAGGGGGAGTAGTGGTAGGGCACCTCGAAGCAGATGGGGTCGTCCCCTCCCGGGAAGAGGGGCCCCCGGAGGGTGACGCGGATCGACTTCACCGGCTCCCGGAGGAGGTTGGCGGCGAGGTACCCCATCTTGCGGGCGAGGGAGAGATAGGCTTTCCGCCCGTCGCTGAGAAGCTGCTCCGAGAAGGGGAGGTTCACCGCGTGTTCGTAGGGTTTTCCCAGGAGGGCGGCGGCGAGGTTGGAGGCGGCGATCACCGCCACGGCGGACTGGGCCTCTTCCGTGTTGGCGCCGATGTGGGGGGTCAGGATGACTTTCTCCCGGAGGTCCTGGGCGAGGAGCGGATGGTCCGCCCGCACGGGCTCGCCGTCGAAGACGTCGAAGGCCGCGCCGGAAAGAAGGCCGGAGCGCACCCCTTCGGCCACGGCCTCCTCGTCCACAAGACCCCCCCGGGCGCAGTTCACCAGGAAGGCCCCCCGCTTGCAGGCCCGAAGCGCCGGAGCGTCGAGCAGCCGCCTGGTTTCGGCGGTGAGGGGAACATGGAGGGTAACCATGTCGGCGAGGGAGAGGGCCCCGGCGAGGTCGTCCAGGAGCTGGGCCCCGGCGCGGTCCGCCTTTTCCTTCGATATGTAGGGGTCGTAGGCGGACACCTCCATGCCGAAGGCCCGGCACCGGAGGGCCACCTGGGTTCCGATCCGCCCGAGGCCGATGACCAGCAGCCGTTTTCCTGAGAGCTGCATTCCCATGAAGCGGCTCCGCTTCCATTCGCCCAGAGACAGGGAATTCCACGCCTGGGAAACCTTCCTGACCAGAGAGAGCATCATGGCCATGGTGTGCTCCGTGGCCGCGAGGGTATTGCCCGTGGGGGCGTTGATCACCACGATTCCCCGGCGGCTCGCCGAAGCGAGGTCGATGTTGTCCACACCGACGCCGGCCCTGGCCACAGCCCGGAGCTTCTTCGCCGCTCCGAGCACTTCGGCGTCGAGGGGAGTGCCGCTGCGGGTCAGCATGCCGTCTGCATCGGCCACCGCCTCCAGCAGCTCGTCCCTGGTGAGACCGGTCCGAACCTCCACCCGGAGGTCCTTTTCCTTGCGAAGCAGCCCGACACCAGCCTCCGATACTGTATCCGTCACGAGCACTTTCATTTTTCATTCTCCTTCCTTGTTCCGCCTGTTCCGGAACGGCGGGGCTGCGAAAGCGCAGCCCTCCCCTGAAAACGAACAGGGGCCGGAAGGGTTGTTCCCCTCCGGCCCCTATGGCTGCGAAATTTCCCGCTGCTTTTCCGCTCTATTCTGTCTCGGGCTGCGGCCTCTTCCCCGCCGGCACGGGAAGACCAGCCCTTCCGGACCAGCCGGAAGAGGAGGAGGAAGATGATCCCGTACCCAGATTCCAGAAAAGACACACAGAGTTCATAAGCGGCAGCTCCCCGAAAAAAGTTGTTCACTTTATATCAGCATAACCTATCAATGTCAATAGCTTTTTCTGAATTCCTGCCCGGACAACGGTGAAGCAGGGGGGAAAAACACCCCCGGCGATCCCCGGGAAATTATACCCGAAAGCTTCGCGGCGACCGCACATATCTTGACAAAATTCCGCCCGTTATCTAAGATACTAACATATCAGACCACCCATTCGGTCTAGTGTGAATTGGGTGATTATTTTCCCGGACAGTTTTCCGCCGCAATGGTTCTTCCCGAACCGCCTTTCGCTCGGGAGGATCCGCCCCAAAGGATTACCGGCCCCAGGGCCCGTAATTAATACAGTCAGGGAGGAATGAACCATGAAGAAAGCATTGTTGCTGCTGGTCTGCTTTATGATCCTCGCATCCGGCGCCCCGGTCGTGGCCGCGGAGGTGGAGGGGAACGGAAAGTCCTACGAGCTCATGGTGTCCACCCAGCTCGCCGATTCCCATCCTTTCTGCCAGGGTTTCTACGCCCTCGCGAAGAGGGTGAGCGAAAGAACCGGCGGCAAGCTGACGGTGAAGGTTTTCCCCAGCGCCCAGCTCGGCAGTGACGAAGACGTCATCGAGCAGGCGATTCAGGGCGTCAACGTGGCGGTGGTCACCGACGCCGGACGGATGGCCAACTACGTGAAGAACATCGGCATCGTGGGCATGGCCTATTTCGCCGACAACTACGACGAGGTCATGAAGGTCCAGCAGACGAATTTCTGGAAAGAGAACGTCAAGAAACTTGCTGAAGAGAACGGCATCCGGGTTCTTTCCTTCAACTGGTTCGACGGCGCCCGCCACTTCCTCACCAACAAGCCCGTCAGGAAGCCCGAAGATCTCAAGGGCGTCCGTATCCGCACTCCCGGCGCTCCCGCATGGTCCCGGTCCGTGGCCGCCCTCGGCGCCACCCCCGTCACCATGGGCTGGACCGACGTGTACAACGCCGTGCAGCAGAAGGCCATCGACGGCTGCGAGGCCCAACATTCCGCCAGCTACGGCCTGAGGGTCTACGAAGTGCTGAAGTACATCAACAAAACCGCCCACTTCCAGCTTCTCAACGGCCTCATCGTCGGCGAGAAGTGGTTCAGCACCCTTCCCGCATCCTACCAGGCCCTTCTCCTCGAAGAGTTCGAAAAACAGGGCAAGATTACCGCCGCTGAAGTCATCGAAAAGTCCGACGTCTTCGAGGGCATGATGGTCAAGGAAGGCATGGAGGTAGTGGAAGTGGACCTGGCGGCCTTCAAGAAGGCTTCCGAGGCGGCCTACGAAGAACTGGGCTTCGCCGAGCAGCGGAAGGCAATCTACAAGGAAATCGGCAAGGAATAATTTCCGGCCGGAATATCCTGCGCCTTTGGGTCGATTCACCGGCAGCCGCCGCCTTTCCGGGGCGGTTGCCTTTCCCTTTCTGACGGCGCCGGAAGGAGGCTGCACACGGACATGCTTGAAGTTCTGAAAAAAACCTACCGCTGCGTCTGCACGATCGAGGAGCGGTTCATTTCTTTCACCCTTTGCGCCATCACCGTCCTGATCTTCGTTTCCGCCTTGGGCAGATTCGTCGGCCGCCCCATCAACTGGGCGGTGGACATTTCCCTTCTCCTGTTCGCCTGGGGTGCCTTTCTCGGGGCGGACGTGGGGATCCGCAAAAACAGGGTGATCAACGTCGACTTCCTGACGTCGAGACTGCCCATGAAGACGCAGAAGACCATCGCCATCACGTGGTCCGTGATCATCATCCTCTTCCTGGCGGTGCTCATCGCCTACGGAATCCCCCTCTGCATTTCCAACTTCAAACGGCAGTTCCAGAACATAACCCTGAGCTACTCTTTCGTCACCGCGTCCCTTCCCGTGAGTGCCTTCCTGATGATCATCTCCACGTCCGTCAGGCTTCATCTGCAGATCACCGACTTCCCGTCCACCCTCCGGGGCGGCGGGCGGGACGCGGCGTAGGAAGGAGGAAGACCGAATGCTTCTTCTTGTCGGCGTTTTCCTGGTGCTCCTCTTCCTCGGCATGCCCGTAGCCTTCGCCATAGGGCTGGCGGGTTTCACCTTCATGCTGGCCACGCCCAACATCCCCATTTCCATCTCGGTGCAGCGCATCGTGGCCCAGACCCAGAGCTTCACACTCCTGGCCATCCCCCTTTTCATCTTCGCAGGCAACCTCATGAACGCCACGGGAATCACCGACAGGCTTGTGAAGCTGTCCCGGGTGCTGGTGGGGCACATGGCGGGCAGCCTCGCCCAGGTGAGCGTCATCCTGAGCACCCTCATGGGGGGCGTTTCGGGTTCGGCCAACGCCGATGCCGTCATGGAGTGCAGGATTCTCGGTCCCGAGATGATCAAACAGGGGTATTCCCGGGGCTACGGCGCCGCGGTGAACGGCCTGACCGCCATGATCACCTGTACCATCCCGCCGAGCATGGGCTTTATCATCTACGGCTCCGTGGGAGAGGTGTCCATCGGGCGCCTTTTCGTGGGCGGCATCATCCCCGGGCTGCTCATGATGGCCATGATGATGTTCACGGTGAACTTCACGGCCAAGCGGCGGGGCTACGTGGCCCCGAAGGACGTCCGGAAGCCGAACGCCCGGGAGGTCGTGACCGCCCTGTGGGAGAACATCTTCGCCCTGATCTTCCCCGTCATCCTCATCGTGGGGATCCGGTTCGGCCTCTTCACGCCCTCCGAGGCCGGGGCCTTCGCCGCCGGGTACGCCATTTTCGTGGGCGTCTTCATCTACAGGGAGATGACCTGGAAGAGCTTTCTTGACGCTGTGGAGCAGAGCGCCGTGGACATCGGCGTTCTCATGCTCATCCTCGGCCTGTCCGGGACCTTCGGGTACGCCATCGTCTACGGGCGGGTTCCCCAGACCATCGCGGAATTCCTCATCGGCATCACGTCAAACAGCCACCTTCTCCTCTTCCTGATCATCCTGCTGTTGATCATAGCCGGAATGTTCGTGGAGACCACGGTCTGCGCCATGCTCCTGACGCCGGTGTTCATTCCGGTGATCTCGAGGCTCGGCATCGACCCCGTCCATTTCGGGGTTATCATGATGACCACCCTTACCGCGGGGATCATGACGCCCCCTGTGGGGGTTGCCCTGTACTCCACGTCGGAGATCATGGGATGCACGCCCCAGGAAACCGCCAGGGAGGCCGTGCCCTTCTACCTTACCCTCCTGGCCCTGGTGATCATCCTGGTTCTCTTCCCCCAGATCGTTCTGGTCCTGCCCAACATGGTCTTCGGCTAGAAAGATTCCGCAACGGCAAAATCATGGAAACAGCAGGGAGGCTCCTCAGCGGGCCTCCCCGCTTTTTTCCTGCCCGGACGCCTCCCGCCGAAAGCCTTCCGTTTTCCCGCTTCCTGAGGTTATACTATTCTCACTCCCCGAAAGGGGGGAAAGCAAACGGCGGGATCGCCGCCCCGGGAGGTCAGTCATGAGACAAAAACTGCAGGCCGTTTTCACGGCCCTGGTCATTCTTGCCGCAGCGTTTCCGGCGTCGGCGAAAACAACCGTGTTCGTCTCCGTGCTCCCCCAGAAATACTTCACGGAGCAGGTGGGCGGAGAGCGGGTGGAGGTTTCCGTCCTCGTGGAAAGAAACCGGGATCCCCACACCTTCGAACCCCTTCCGGCACAGATGGCCGCCCTGTCCCAGGCTGACGGGTACATCTCCATCGGCCTGCCCTTCGAAGACTCCCTTCTGCCCAGGATCCGGCAGCTCAACCCGTCCCTGAGGGTCTTTGCGGCGGACCGGGGAATAGAGAAAATCACGGGAAAAGACAAAGATCACCATGGCCATACCCATGAACACGGCCATGATCACGATCACGGCGGAAGCGATCCCCACGTGTGGAACGGGATCAGGGAGGCCCGGACAATAGCGCAAAACACCTGCGCCGCCCTGGCGGAACTTGACCCGGAGGGTGCGGAATACTTCGGCCGCAATCTCGGAAATTTCCTGGAACGGCTTGACGCTCTGGATGCGGAGTTACGGGAGCTCTTCCGGGGCAGAGAAGGGGCGGCTTTTCTTGTCTTTCACCCGGCCTGGGGGTACCTTGCCAGGGAGTACGGCCTGGAAGAGGTGGCCATAGAGGTTGACGGCAAGGAGCCGAAGGCCGCAGAAATGGCCGCGGTGATCACTGATGCGAAGCGGCGGGGGGTGAAGGTGGTCTTCGTCTCGCCCCAGTTTTCGGAAAGAAGCGCGGAGACCATCGCCCGGAGCATCGGCGCGGCGGTGGAAACGGTGAACCCCCTGTCGGAGGAATGGGAGGAAAACATACGGGCGGCGGCCCGGGCCATCGCCGAGGCGGCGCGGTAATTTCTCTTGACCCCGGAGCTTCCTTTCGGTATGGTGTTTTCTGACGTACCGCACATTTCAGGAGGATTATGATGGAAATGGAAAACGTTCTGTTCGCTTTCGGACTGACTCTCTTCGCGGGGCTGTCCACGGGAGTGGGGAGCGCCCTGGCCTTCTTCACGAAGAAGACCAATACCCGATTTCTCGCCTTCTCCCTCGGACTCTCGGCGGGAGTCATGATCTACGTCTCCATGGTTGAGATCTTCTTCAAGGCCCAGAAAGCCCTCCAGGCGGACCTCGGGGAGGTGAAGGGCGCATGGGTCACCGTGATCGCCTTCTTCACCGGCATGTTCGCCGTGATGCTCATCGACAAGTTCGTCCCGTCCCACGAAAACCCCCACGAGATGCACAGGGTGGAGGAAATGCGCGGTGCGGCGGGACAGAAGGGGCAGGAAAACGCCCTCATGCGCATGGGAATCCTCACCGCCCTTGCCATCGCGATCCACAACTTTCCCGAGGGAATCGCCACCTTCATGGCCGCCGTCCAGGAACCCCGGCTCGGCGTTCCCATCGCCGTGGCCATTGCCGTCCACAACATCCCCGAGGGAATCGCCGTCTCCGTGCCGATCTATTACGCCACGGGAAGCAGGAGAAAGGCCTTCCGGCTCTCCTTCCTCTCCGGCCTGGCGGAACCCGTGGGGGCCCTGCTTGCCTACCTCGTCCTCATGCCCTTCCTGAGCGACACCCTTTTCGGCGTCATCTTCGCCGCAGTGGCAGGGATCATGGTCTTCATCTCCGTGGACCAGCTCCTCCCCTCGGCGCGGAAATACGGGGAACATCACGTCTCCATATACGGGCTCATCGTCGGCATGATGATCATGGCCGTGAGCCTGCTGCTTTTTATCTGACCGAAGGAGGAACAGCCCCATGAACATTTCTTTCAGCCTGGAACAGTTTCTGAAGGATCTCGAGTACCTGGTGAATATCGACAGCCAGTCGAGGGACACCGAGGGCGTGGCCGCGGTGGCCTCGTTCTTTGAAAAAGCCTTCGCCGACATCGGCTGGAAGGTGGAGAAGAAGGACCTCGGCCCCGCAGTGGGTCCCAGCCTCAAAATAACCAACGGGAAAGCCCCCTACGACTCCCTGCTCCTCGGACACCTCGACACGGTCTTCCCGAAGGGAACCGTGGCGGAGCGGCCCTTTTCCCGGGATGAACACCGGGCCTACGGCCCCGGCGTGAACGACATGAAGGGAGGCCTTCTCTTCGGTCTCTACGCCGCCCGGGCCCTCACGGAGGCAGGAGCCCCCGGCTCCTTCTGCTTCGTCTACAACAGCGAGGAGGAGATCGGCTCCCGCAGGGCCCGCCCCTGGATCGAGGAACTGGCCCGTGAAAGCCGCACAGCGGTGATCCTGGAGCCCGCCAGACCCAACGGCAACCTGATGAACGAACGGAAAGGCCTGGGAAGGATCGACGTCACCTTCCACGGAAAGGCCGCCCACGCGGGAGTGGAACCGGAAAAGGGCATAAGCGCCGTGAACGAGATGGCCCACTGGATTATCGGTCTCCACGGCCTCACCGATTTCGGGAAGGGCACCACCCTCAACGCCGGCGTGGTGTCCGGCGGCACGACCCCCAACGTGGTGCCCGAGAAGGCCTCCATGACTGTGGACGTGCGGATCAAGATCCCGGAGGAAAAGAATCGCATCGATGCGAAAATCGCCGAGCTGAAGGCACACCCCGCCACTGCGGGCATCAACGTGGAGGCCGATTTCTTCCTCACCCGCCCCCCTATGAACCCCTCGCCGAAGACCATGAAACTCTGCGCCCTGGTGGAAGAGGCAGGCCGCGAGGCCGGGGTGGAGGTCCGCTGGCAGGGTACCGGCGGCGGCTCGGACGGCAATTTCACCGCCGCCCTGGACGTCCCTACCGTGGACGGGCTCGGCCCCGTTGGCGGCGGTTCCCATGCCGTGACGGAGTACGTGGAGATCGGGGAGATTTCCTCCCGTTTCGCCCTTCTTCTGGGCATCCTTGAGAGGATTCCGAATGCCGTCTTCTAGCGCCCCCGCCCACCGGGGAGTCATCATGGCCGTCTGCACGGCCCCGGCAAAGGGGGTGCAGAAAAAAGACCAGGGAGAGGGACGGCTGGTTCCCGGAAAGGGACTCGAAGGTGACGGCCACTTCGGCTTCGCCCACCGGCAGGTGAGCCTGCTGGACGCGGCGGACATCGAGGTCATGAAGCGGTCCATCCCGACCCTATTCCACGGGGCCTTCGCCGAAAACCTTGTCACGGAAGGCATCGACCTCAAGTCCCTGGTCCTCGGAGATCTTCTCAGGATCGGGACGGCGCTCCTCAGGGTGACCCAGATCGGGAAGGAATGCCACTCCCGGTGCGCCATCTACGAGGCCGCCGGCGACTGCATCATGCCCCGGCTGGGCATCTTCTGCGAAGTTCTCACCGAGGGCCCGCTCAAGGTGGGTGACACGGTGGAATTCGTTCCCGAGGAACTGCCCGAACGCCTCGTCCGCCGGGAGATCACCCGCATCGCCGGCGGCAGGCGGGAAACGGTGACGGACAGCATGCTCCGGGAGGCCAGGGTCACCCTGGTGCTTGACGGAGAGAAGCAGGTCACCGCCGTGTGCACCCCCGGGGAGGAGCGGTACTGGGCCGTGGGGCACCTGAAGTGCCGGATGCTCATCGACGGCCGGGAGGACATCGCCAGCCTTGAAATCCTCCCGGGGGAGGTCCGGGTCGCCCGAAAGAAGATGACCGCCGGACTTCCGCTGCTGCAGCGAATTCTTTCATCATCAGCCTCGGCCCTCCTGGAAGAAGGCGCGGGATCCGCCCTTGGATCCGTGGAGGCCGCGGACTGGTCCATCCCTGCCGCGGCCCTGCAGGACGGGGCAGACTGGCTTGGAGAGGCCCCCGTCTTCCGGGCCACGGGAGGCACCCACGCGGCGGCCCTCATCCACCGGACGGGAAAGCGGCTCTTCCTCACCGAGGATATCGGACGGCACAACGCCGTGGACAAGGCGGTGGGGTGGGCGGTGCTCCATGCCGTTCCCCTGGGGGAAACAGCCCTGGTGGTCTCGGGGCGTCTTCCCGAGGACATGGTGCACAAGGCCGCAGGAGCGGGAATACCCGTCCTCGGCAGCATCTCCGCGGCCATCGCCGAGGGTGCCGAAGCGGCGGAACGGGGAGGGATAACCCTCGCGGGGTTCATCCGGAACGGACGGATGAACGTCTACACCCGGCCCGACAGGATACTTGACGCCTGACATGGGGCCCCTGCGGGGGCCCTTTTCTTTATTGACAAAGTACCGAAAAGGCGATAGTGTATTTTTTGATCCACTCAAAGAACCGGCGTTTTAACAAACGAAACAATTATTGTTCAAGGAGGTCGATACAATGTCCCGCTTTGTTACATTCGGAGAGATCATGCTCCGGCTCACTCCCCCCGATCACGAAATCCTCTTCCAGACCAACAACCTGGTGGCCACCTTCGGCGGAGCCGAGGCCAACGTGGCCGTCTCCCTGGCCAACTACGGCGAGAACGTCTCATACGTCACCGCCGCCCCCTTGAACCCGGTGGGCGACGCCATGGTGAAGGAAATGCGCTCCTTCGGCATCGACACCAGCTTCATCGTCCGCAAGGGAGACCGGCTCGGCATTTACTTCACCGAAACCGGCTCGTCCATGCGCCCCTCGAAGGTGGTCTACGACCGCTCCGGTTCCTCAATCGCCGAAGTGAAGCCCGGCGACTTCGACTGGGACAGGATCCTGGACGGAGCCACCTGGTTCCACACCACCGGCATCACCCCCTCCCTGGCCGAGGGAACGGCGGCAGTGGCCCTCGAGGCGGTGAAGGCCTGCAAGGCGAAAGGCATCACCGTCTCCTGCGACCTCAACTACCGCAAGAAGCTCTGGAAGTGGGGCAAGACCGCGAAGGAAGTCATGACCGAGTTCGCACACTACGTGGACGTCACCATCGCCAACGAAGAGGACTGCCAGAAGTGCCTCGGCATCGAGATCGACGTGGACGTCACCTCCGGCGAGCTTGACGTGTCCAAGTACAGGGTTCT
This genomic window from Aminivibrio pyruvatiphilus contains:
- the zupT gene encoding zinc transporter ZupT, with amino-acid sequence MENVLFAFGLTLFAGLSTGVGSALAFFTKKTNTRFLAFSLGLSAGVMIYVSMVEIFFKAQKALQADLGEVKGAWVTVIAFFTGMFAVMLIDKFVPSHENPHEMHRVEEMRGAAGQKGQENALMRMGILTALAIAIHNFPEGIATFMAAVQEPRLGVPIAVAIAVHNIPEGIAVSVPIYYATGSRRKAFRLSFLSGLAEPVGALLAYLVLMPFLSDTLFGVIFAAVAGIMVFISVDQLLPSARKYGEHHVSIYGLIVGMMIMAVSLLLFI
- a CDS encoding sugar kinase, with the protein product MSRFVTFGEIMLRLTPPDHEILFQTNNLVATFGGAEANVAVSLANYGENVSYVTAAPLNPVGDAMVKEMRSFGIDTSFIVRKGDRLGIYFTETGSSMRPSKVVYDRSGSSIAEVKPGDFDWDRILDGATWFHTTGITPSLAEGTAAVALEAVKACKAKGITVSCDLNYRKKLWKWGKTAKEVMTEFAHYVDVTIANEEDCQKCLGIEIDVDVTSGELDVSKYRVLAEKVMASYPNMKYLAVSLRESVSADWNGWSAVLADSKGNFFTSKKYEIRDIVDRIGGGDSFGSGLIWGLNNLKTPQEALEFAVAASALKHTIYGDFNRVSKEDVLNLAGGDASGRVQR
- the fdhD gene encoding formate dehydrogenase accessory sulfurtransferase FdhD, whose protein sequence is MPSSSAPAHRGVIMAVCTAPAKGVQKKDQGEGRLVPGKGLEGDGHFGFAHRQVSLLDAADIEVMKRSIPTLFHGAFAENLVTEGIDLKSLVLGDLLRIGTALLRVTQIGKECHSRCAIYEAAGDCIMPRLGIFCEVLTEGPLKVGDTVEFVPEELPERLVRREITRIAGGRRETVTDSMLREARVTLVLDGEKQVTAVCTPGEERYWAVGHLKCRMLIDGREDIASLEILPGEVRVARKKMTAGLPLLQRILSSSASALLEEGAGSALGSVEAADWSIPAAALQDGADWLGEAPVFRATGGTHAAALIHRTGKRLFLTEDIGRHNAVDKAVGWAVLHAVPLGETALVVSGRLPEDMVHKAAGAGIPVLGSISAAIAEGAEAAERGGITLAGFIRNGRMNVYTRPDRILDA
- a CDS encoding M20 family metallopeptidase, with the protein product MNISFSLEQFLKDLEYLVNIDSQSRDTEGVAAVASFFEKAFADIGWKVEKKDLGPAVGPSLKITNGKAPYDSLLLGHLDTVFPKGTVAERPFSRDEHRAYGPGVNDMKGGLLFGLYAARALTEAGAPGSFCFVYNSEEEIGSRRARPWIEELARESRTAVILEPARPNGNLMNERKGLGRIDVTFHGKAAHAGVEPEKGISAVNEMAHWIIGLHGLTDFGKGTTLNAGVVSGGTTPNVVPEKASMTVDVRIKIPEEKNRIDAKIAELKAHPATAGINVEADFFLTRPPMNPSPKTMKLCALVEEAGREAGVEVRWQGTGGGSDGNFTAALDVPTVDGLGPVGGGSHAVTEYVEIGEISSRFALLLGILERIPNAVF
- a CDS encoding metal ABC transporter solute-binding protein, Zn/Mn family, producing MRQKLQAVFTALVILAAAFPASAKTTVFVSVLPQKYFTEQVGGERVEVSVLVERNRDPHTFEPLPAQMAALSQADGYISIGLPFEDSLLPRIRQLNPSLRVFAADRGIEKITGKDKDHHGHTHEHGHDHDHGGSDPHVWNGIREARTIAQNTCAALAELDPEGAEYFGRNLGNFLERLDALDAELRELFRGREGAAFLVFHPAWGYLAREYGLEEVAIEVDGKEPKAAEMAAVITDAKRRGVKVVFVSPQFSERSAETIARSIGAAVETVNPLSEEWEENIRAAARAIAEAAR